A stretch of Gemmatimonadaceae bacterium DNA encodes these proteins:
- the ahcY gene encoding adenosylhomocysteinase gives MTSVAEFPDTATMQNSAEGRFAVSGRPAFKVADLSLAEFGRNEIRLAEHEMPGLMALRDEYRGQNPLAGAKIMGSLHMTVQTAVLIETLVELGADVRWVSCNIFSTQDHAAAAVVVGKSGTQDNPQGVPVFAWKGETLEEYWWCTDQALVWPNGSGPTLLLDDGGDATLLVHKGVEFEKAGAVPGFDEARDSEEYGVILDLLRNEYARNPARWTTMARDLRGVSEETTTGVHRLYQMMEAGQLLFCAINVNDSVTKSKFDNLYGCRHSLTDGILRASDVMLAGKVAVICGYGDVGKGCAQALKGQGARVIITEIDPICALQAAMEGYQVTTLDAVMETADIFITATGNKNIITARDMVRMKDKAIVGNIGHFDNEIDMAGLKKMKGVTRVNIKPQYDEYVFPDGHSVMILAEGRLLNLGCATGHPSFVMSASFTNQVMAQIELHQNVGKYECRVYTLPKHLDEKVARLHLDKLGVVLTRLTDDQAAYLGVPMNGPYKSDHYRY, from the coding sequence ATGACCAGCGTAGCAGAGTTTCCGGATACCGCGACAATGCAGAACTCAGCAGAAGGGCGGTTCGCCGTGAGCGGCCGGCCGGCGTTCAAGGTCGCCGATCTTTCACTCGCCGAGTTTGGCCGTAACGAGATCCGTCTCGCCGAGCATGAAATGCCCGGTTTGATGGCGCTCCGTGATGAGTATCGGGGTCAAAACCCGCTCGCGGGTGCGAAGATCATGGGATCGCTTCACATGACGGTTCAGACCGCTGTACTCATAGAGACGCTCGTCGAGCTCGGCGCAGACGTTCGGTGGGTTTCATGCAATATTTTCTCGACGCAGGACCATGCAGCCGCGGCAGTCGTGGTCGGAAAATCCGGAACACAGGATAATCCGCAGGGCGTGCCGGTCTTCGCGTGGAAGGGTGAGACTCTCGAAGAGTACTGGTGGTGCACCGATCAGGCACTCGTCTGGCCCAATGGGTCGGGACCAACCCTGCTGCTGGATGATGGCGGCGATGCCACGCTTCTGGTGCACAAGGGCGTTGAGTTCGAGAAGGCCGGTGCGGTTCCCGGCTTCGACGAAGCCCGTGACTCGGAGGAATACGGCGTCATACTCGATCTTCTGCGGAACGAATACGCGAGAAATCCGGCCCGCTGGACGACGATGGCACGGGATCTCCGCGGAGTATCTGAGGAAACCACCACCGGCGTTCACCGCCTTTACCAGATGATGGAAGCCGGACAGCTGCTTTTCTGCGCCATCAACGTCAACGACTCGGTAACCAAGAGCAAGTTCGACAACCTGTATGGCTGCCGTCATTCGTTGACGGATGGAATTCTACGCGCATCAGACGTAATGCTTGCGGGCAAGGTGGCGGTGATCTGCGGCTACGGCGATGTCGGTAAAGGTTGCGCACAGGCGTTGAAGGGTCAGGGCGCGCGCGTGATCATCACGGAGATCGATCCCATCTGCGCATTACAGGCAGCTATGGAAGGTTATCAGGTGACCACGCTCGATGCGGTCATGGAGACCGCGGACATCTTCATTACCGCTACCGGCAACAAGAACATCATCACTGCGCGCGACATGGTTCGCATGAAGGACAAGGCGATTGTCGGGAACATCGGTCACTTCGACAACGAAATCGACATGGCCGGGCTGAAAAAGATGAAGGGCGTCACCCGCGTCAACATCAAGCCGCAATACGACGAGTATGTGTTTCCCGACGGACACAGCGTGATGATTCTTGCCGAGGGTCGCCTGCTCAACCTCGGCTGCGCCACGGGGCATCCGAGCTTTGTCATGTCTGCCAGCTTCACCAACCAGGTCATGGCCCAGATTGAATTGCACCAGAATGTGGGCAAGTACGAGTGCAGGGTGTACACTCTCCCCAAGCACCTGGATGAAAAAGTTGCCCGGCTTCATCTGGACAAGCTCGGTGTCGTCCTGACCAGGCTGACCGACGATCAGGCAGCGTATCTGGGTGTGCCGATGAACGGACCGTACAAGTCTGACCATTACCGCTACTAG
- the dxs gene encoding 1-deoxy-D-xylulose-5-phosphate synthase: MSLLDEIGSTAALRGMSRDQLRAVSAAIRERMIAVCSHTGGHIGAGLGVVELSVAIHAAFDTPRDQVVWDVGHQGYPHKLLTGRNRGMDTLRQEDGLSGFLKRNESEYDTFGAGHAATAISAGLGMATARDINGENFKVVSILGDGALTCGLAYEGLNNAGASGRDFVVILNDNEMSIAPNVGAMSKYLTSIQRNPLYNRVRSKIGSVMDSGPGKLASVGALVRKWEESMKAFLTPGVLFEELGFRYFGPIDGHDIDVLMDTLSAVRDFTGPRLIHVITQKGKGFPAGDSVEKWHALPPGHDPATGKQLKVSSANAGYTATFGKGLSELADENSKLVAITAAMPSGTGTGLFASSHPDRFFDVGIAEGHAVTFAAGLATRGIVPVCVIYSTFLQRAYDNVIHDVAIQHLPVVFAMDRAGLVGEDGPTHMGLYDIAYMLAVPGMTVMAPKNGTEMLGLLRTAVSHLTGPSCLRYPRDAAPDIAPPITEIDAVEYGSWEIMRRGAGSRDAAGGVAILAVGTMVLPSVAASEILAQEGISSTVVNCRFLKPYDEAVLDSLVKDNRYLLVVEEGTVVNGFGAYMASVVAKLDRKVCVIAHGVPDEFIEQASRVKQLASARLDAAGIAARVKQIRQTDAPGAQLRAG, encoded by the coding sequence ATGTCACTTCTGGATGAAATTGGATCTACCGCTGCTTTAAGGGGAATGTCGAGGGACCAGCTTCGCGCTGTCTCCGCCGCGATTCGCGAGCGCATGATCGCTGTCTGCTCGCACACCGGCGGACATATCGGCGCCGGGCTTGGAGTAGTTGAACTTTCTGTTGCGATACACGCGGCGTTCGATACGCCACGTGATCAGGTTGTGTGGGATGTCGGCCACCAGGGCTATCCTCACAAACTCCTGACCGGCCGTAACCGGGGCATGGACACGCTGCGGCAGGAAGACGGGCTATCGGGCTTCCTTAAACGCAACGAGAGCGAGTACGACACATTTGGGGCGGGCCATGCGGCAACGGCGATCTCAGCGGGGCTTGGAATGGCAACGGCCCGAGACATCAATGGCGAAAACTTCAAGGTCGTATCGATACTCGGCGACGGCGCTCTGACCTGCGGACTTGCCTACGAAGGACTGAACAACGCTGGCGCGTCAGGACGTGATTTTGTCGTGATTCTCAATGACAACGAGATGTCCATCGCTCCGAACGTCGGCGCGATGTCGAAGTATCTCACGTCCATCCAGCGCAATCCGTTGTACAATCGCGTTCGGTCGAAGATTGGCTCGGTGATGGATTCAGGGCCCGGCAAGCTTGCCAGTGTTGGCGCGCTCGTTCGGAAGTGGGAAGAAAGCATGAAGGCTTTCCTTACGCCCGGAGTTCTATTCGAAGAATTGGGGTTCCGTTATTTCGGCCCAATCGATGGCCACGATATCGACGTGCTCATGGATACCCTTTCGGCGGTGCGTGATTTTACCGGCCCCCGCTTGATCCATGTCATTACGCAGAAGGGCAAGGGCTTCCCGGCCGGCGATTCGGTCGAAAAATGGCATGCACTTCCTCCCGGACACGATCCGGCGACTGGCAAGCAACTCAAAGTGTCTTCGGCCAATGCCGGCTATACAGCAACGTTCGGAAAAGGGCTGAGCGAGCTGGCGGACGAAAATTCAAAACTGGTCGCCATCACTGCGGCTATGCCGAGTGGCACGGGCACGGGGCTTTTCGCGAGTTCACATCCGGACAGGTTCTTCGATGTAGGTATCGCCGAAGGACATGCCGTGACCTTCGCGGCGGGTCTGGCGACGCGCGGTATTGTGCCGGTGTGCGTCATTTATTCGACATTCCTGCAGCGCGCGTACGACAATGTGATTCATGATGTGGCAATTCAGCACCTGCCTGTTGTTTTCGCGATGGATCGCGCGGGACTGGTGGGAGAGGACGGGCCAACGCACATGGGGCTGTACGACATTGCCTACATGCTCGCTGTTCCGGGGATGACGGTAATGGCACCAAAGAACGGCACCGAGATGCTGGGCCTGCTTCGCACCGCGGTGTCGCACCTCACGGGCCCGTCGTGTCTGCGCTATCCGCGCGACGCGGCTCCTGATATTGCTCCACCGATAACCGAAATAGATGCCGTGGAATACGGGTCGTGGGAAATTATGCGGCGCGGTGCAGGGTCGAGGGATGCTGCCGGCGGCGTTGCGATTCTCGCGGTTGGAACGATGGTGCTGCCCTCGGTCGCGGCGAGTGAGATTCTGGCTCAGGAAGGCATCAGCTCGACTGTTGTCAACTGCAGATTTCTCAAGCCATACGATGAGGCGGTTCTCGACTCACTCGTAAAGGACAACAGATATCTCCTTGTTGTCGAGGAGGGAACGGTCGTCAATGGATTCGGTGCCTACATGGCTTCGGTCGTCGCCAAGCTCGACAGGAAGGTGTGCGTAATCGCTCACGGCGTGCCGGATGAATTCATCGAGCAGGCTTCCCGCGTGAAACAGCTTGCCAGCGCGAGACTCGACGCGGCCGGCATCGCTGCGCGCGTGAAACAGATCAGGCAGACCGACGCGCCGGGTGCGCAACTCCGCGCGGGCTGA
- the xseB gene encoding exodeoxyribonuclease VII small subunit, translating to MTFESNIARLDQIVSHLETERLDLSVSLKLFEEGIELLRLASDELSEAETRVKELVERADGVLELRDFAG from the coding sequence ATGACGTTTGAATCCAACATCGCACGGCTCGATCAGATCGTATCGCACCTTGAAACGGAGCGCCTCGACTTGAGCGTTTCCCTCAAGCTGTTCGAGGAAGGAATCGAGTTGCTGCGACTTGCGTCCGATGAGCTAAGCGAGGCGGAGACGCGCGTGAAGGAGCTGGTCGAGCGCGCAGATGGTGTACTGGAGCTGCGGGATTTCGCAGGCTAG
- a CDS encoding site-specific DNA-methyltransferase has protein sequence MPKHKNGTAPTLFPPGVRIGEHFNAPPDDVTAPYIQYKHPRGELWCGNSIQWLDSLPSASVDMVFADPPYNINKADWDSFESQEAYIHWSISWISQIARVLRPEGSAYVCGFSEILADIKHPSSRYFASCRWLVWHYKNKANLGNDWGRSHESILHLRKSKKVRLNLDDIRIPYGAHTLKYPSHPQAETSNFGSGAERDNWTPHPLGAKPKDVIEIPTTCNGMGEKTPHPTQKPEELVRRFVLASSTEGSVVLDPFSGSGTTLVVAEQLGRRWLGCDLSSEYNDWAISRIDNVKQKSVRQWIDHDRMVAQRRESIR, from the coding sequence ATGCCAAAACATAAAAACGGCACCGCCCCTACGCTATTTCCTCCCGGTGTTCGGATAGGAGAGCACTTCAACGCGCCACCCGATGACGTGACGGCCCCCTACATACAATACAAGCACCCTCGGGGTGAACTCTGGTGCGGCAACTCGATTCAATGGCTCGACAGCTTGCCATCCGCTTCGGTCGACATGGTTTTCGCTGACCCTCCGTACAACATCAATAAGGCGGACTGGGACAGCTTCGAAAGCCAAGAAGCTTATATCCACTGGTCGATATCGTGGATTTCCCAAATCGCTCGGGTTCTACGGCCGGAAGGTTCGGCTTATGTGTGCGGGTTTTCCGAAATCTTGGCCGACATTAAGCATCCCTCTTCACGCTACTTCGCTTCGTGCCGTTGGTTGGTTTGGCACTACAAGAACAAAGCAAACTTAGGAAACGACTGGGGGCGTTCACACGAAAGCATTCTTCATCTTAGAAAATCGAAAAAAGTGCGCCTTAACCTAGACGACATACGCATCCCTTACGGTGCGCATACTCTGAAATATCCCTCCCATCCGCAGGCCGAAACCAGCAATTTTGGAAGCGGCGCGGAGAGGGATAACTGGACACCTCATCCTCTCGGCGCGAAGCCAAAGGACGTCATCGAGATACCTACTACCTGTAACGGTATGGGGGAGAAAACTCCGCACCCAACACAAAAGCCTGAAGAGCTGGTTCGTAGATTTGTGCTTGCTTCCTCCACCGAAGGGTCCGTTGTTCTTGACCCATTCTCCGGATCAGGAACTACGCTGGTGGTCGCCGAACAGTTAGGGCGCCGATGGCTCGGGTGTGACCTTAGCTCTGAGTACAACGATTGGGCGATCTCACGGATTGACAACGTAAAACAGAAATCGGTCCGTCAGTGGATAGATCACGATCGGATGGTAGCCCAGCGTCGGGAGAGTATTAGATGA
- a CDS encoding metalloregulator ArsR/SmtB family transcription factor — translation MQPSLTIALFDRMTALADSTRSRMLLVLDRHELTVSELKSVLQLPQSTVSRHLKILADHDWVGSRADGTSRRYRATEKLDPPSRRLWHLVREQVSITPAASQDSRRVQMVLAHRRTRSQKFFSSAAGQWDRLRAELYGRRADLLGLVGLLDDDWTVGDLGCGTGQVAESLAPFVGNVIAVDDSAAMISAAKKRLARVPNVAVRAGRLESLPIDDASLDAAILFLVLHYIPEPAAAVSEAFRVLKPGGRLLIVDMMPHERDELLHEMGHLWRGFREDQITSFFEAAGFEASRYRALPPDEAARGPALFAAVARRANASTNMESSGGDTIAAEAPAVLALTA, via the coding sequence ATGCAACCTTCTCTCACTATCGCACTCTTCGACCGCATGACGGCGCTGGCCGATTCTACCAGAAGCCGCATGCTGCTGGTCCTCGACCGGCATGAGTTGACCGTCAGCGAACTGAAGTCGGTTCTGCAGCTGCCACAGTCCACCGTCAGCCGGCATCTCAAGATCCTGGCTGACCACGACTGGGTGGGGTCTCGCGCCGACGGAACCAGCCGGCGATACCGGGCTACAGAAAAGCTTGATCCTCCGAGCCGGCGATTGTGGCATCTGGTCCGGGAACAGGTCAGCATCACGCCGGCTGCCAGCCAGGATTCGCGGCGAGTCCAGATGGTGCTCGCCCACCGGCGGACCCGTTCGCAGAAGTTTTTTTCAAGCGCTGCAGGTCAGTGGGACCGCCTGCGCGCCGAGCTCTACGGGCGACGCGCTGACCTCCTTGGCCTCGTCGGATTACTCGACGACGACTGGACGGTTGGTGACCTCGGTTGCGGCACTGGCCAGGTTGCCGAGTCGCTGGCGCCCTTCGTGGGCAATGTCATTGCGGTCGACGACTCCGCGGCGATGATTTCAGCCGCAAAGAAACGGCTTGCGAGGGTGCCGAACGTTGCCGTTAGAGCCGGCCGCCTCGAATCGCTGCCCATCGACGATGCATCACTCGACGCAGCCATTCTGTTTCTCGTGCTCCATTACATACCTGAACCCGCGGCAGCGGTATCCGAGGCTTTTCGCGTTTTGAAACCGGGTGGCCGCTTACTGATCGTGGACATGATGCCGCACGAACGCGACGAGTTGCTGCACGAAATGGGTCACCTGTGGCGAGGGTTTCGCGAAGACCAGATAACGTCGTTCTTCGAGGCTGCTGGTTTTGAGGCGAGCCGATATCGAGCGCTGCCGCCCGATGAGGCCGCGAGAGGTCCCGCTCTCTTTGCCGCCGTGGCGCGCCGGGCGAACGCCTCGACAAACATGGAATCATCCGGCGGCGACACCATAGCGGCGGAAGCTCCCGCCGTTCTCGCTTTGACGGCATGA
- the recN gene encoding DNA repair protein RecN, which yields MLTELRITNFAIIESLTLPLAGGFNVLSGETGAGKSIIVGALGFLLGERGNADLIRTGALKATVEGVFDISASATIATMADERGIDADDGTMVLKREISAQGRGRSWANGSPVTATLLGEIGRSLVNLHGQHEAQTLLDGESQRQILDAFGGAAAQAGKVRAAYAELSAIRQKKKLLSSRRADAEKRADYLAHVAREIEDAHLIAGEDTRLEDEARVLENADELRNLADGIGRSLNADDEGVIDRLRTVGRSLSAVERFDPSAARLRELFDAGFYALDELGRAIDDYSHSVDLDPERLEATRRRRDLIYSLVKKYGPTLDEVVEMGRRSRAELELVSSASFDLAQLAQQESAAAECLRCDAAQLSAMRSAASLKLAAAVDVVLPELGMGVGRFSVLLHGKPMCDAEGAEDIEFRVALNVGYESRPLARVASGGELSRVMLALKTILARADEVPTLVFDEVDAGIGGTVGLQVGDTLRRVAEHHQVFAISHLPQIAARAHTHIVVAKASRGGVTTADITVLEGPARVVEIARMLGGDPESKLSRAHARELLETAAAR from the coding sequence ATGCTGACCGAGCTCCGGATCACAAATTTCGCGATCATAGAATCCCTGACGCTGCCACTGGCCGGTGGCTTCAACGTTCTTTCGGGCGAGACTGGCGCCGGGAAGTCGATCATCGTTGGTGCCCTCGGCTTTCTGCTCGGAGAGCGTGGCAACGCGGACCTCATTCGCACGGGGGCTTTGAAGGCGACGGTTGAAGGGGTGTTCGATATCTCGGCGTCGGCCACCATCGCGACGATGGCCGACGAACGCGGCATTGACGCCGATGACGGAACGATGGTGTTGAAACGGGAAATATCCGCCCAGGGACGTGGGCGGTCCTGGGCCAACGGTTCGCCCGTGACCGCTACTCTGCTCGGTGAAATTGGGCGCTCGCTCGTGAATCTTCACGGTCAGCACGAGGCGCAGACGCTCCTCGATGGGGAATCGCAGCGTCAGATACTCGACGCCTTTGGCGGAGCGGCCGCCCAGGCGGGGAAGGTTCGCGCTGCCTACGCCGAACTATCTGCTATTCGACAGAAAAAAAAGCTGCTTTCGTCGCGCCGTGCCGACGCGGAAAAAAGAGCTGACTACCTTGCCCACGTTGCGCGGGAAATCGAAGATGCGCATTTGATCGCTGGTGAGGATACTCGACTGGAGGATGAAGCTCGTGTGCTCGAAAATGCAGACGAGCTGAGGAATCTGGCCGACGGTATCGGGCGCTCGTTGAACGCGGACGACGAGGGCGTGATTGACCGGCTCAGAACAGTCGGCCGCTCACTCAGCGCGGTGGAGCGTTTCGACCCGTCAGCGGCCAGACTGCGGGAGTTGTTCGATGCAGGCTTTTATGCCCTGGATGAACTGGGGCGTGCAATCGACGATTATTCGCACTCGGTGGATCTCGATCCGGAGCGGCTCGAGGCCACACGGCGCCGTCGAGACCTGATCTACTCGCTGGTAAAGAAATACGGGCCCACGCTCGACGAAGTTGTCGAGATGGGGCGGAGGTCACGAGCAGAGCTCGAGCTGGTGAGCTCGGCATCGTTCGACCTTGCTCAACTTGCTCAGCAGGAGTCGGCGGCTGCGGAGTGCCTTCGCTGCGACGCGGCCCAGCTGTCGGCGATGCGGAGCGCCGCCTCATTGAAGCTTGCAGCGGCGGTCGACGTGGTTCTCCCTGAACTCGGAATGGGCGTCGGCCGGTTCAGTGTCTTGCTGCATGGCAAGCCCATGTGTGATGCGGAGGGCGCCGAGGACATCGAGTTCAGGGTGGCACTCAATGTCGGGTACGAGTCAAGGCCGTTAGCGAGAGTTGCATCGGGCGGTGAACTGTCGCGGGTAATGCTTGCGCTGAAGACTATTCTGGCGCGAGCGGATGAGGTACCAACGCTGGTATTCGACGAAGTCGATGCAGGCATTGGCGGAACCGTCGGTCTGCAGGTGGGCGACACTCTTCGACGCGTCGCCGAGCATCATCAGGTTTTTGCGATCTCGCACTTGCCGCAGATCGCAGCTCGTGCGCACACGCATATAGTGGTTGCGAAAGCTTCCAGGGGAGGAGTGACAACAGCCGACATAACCGTTCTGGAAGGGCCAGCGCGCGTCGTCGAGATTGCGCGGATGCTCGGTGGTGATCCGGAGAGCAAGCTGAGCCGCGCTCACGCAAGGGAGCTGCTCGAGACTGCGGCGGCACGATGA
- a CDS encoding Ig-like domain-containing protein: MRKPWLSVLRRSGVTGLLLVCPALAIGACKDVSGPPVPTGPDVTSPSVMTSSPVNRASDVSATTAVRVTFSEPINPATLTDSTFTIKSFSPTGSVVINGIRSYDAATNTAIFTATLPYRNYVSYAVTITTGVRDMAGNRVASQYTSCFTPTAGSGVARTLNGAHWSGNDACVEVHWHLPIDQTGTVLSRNASCGLNDVDCRLTAVSEAGRAVLGGSTCRPANRPAPSLCDVLVVSLTGTANGTSVSFNFTTDNGLTFRFVGAFASSRTISPYLTGTISGTSLTAVGINFSQEH, from the coding sequence ATGCGAAAACCCTGGCTATCTGTCCTTCGCCGATCGGGCGTTACCGGTCTCCTGCTCGTGTGCCCGGCGCTGGCGATTGGCGCGTGTAAGGACGTTTCGGGCCCGCCCGTGCCGACCGGGCCCGACGTCACATCGCCTTCCGTGATGACATCGTCCCCTGTCAACCGGGCCTCGGACGTCAGTGCGACAACGGCCGTCCGCGTCACGTTCAGCGAGCCGATCAATCCGGCTACACTGACGGACTCGACCTTTACCATCAAGTCGTTTTCGCCTACTGGCTCGGTTGTGATTAATGGCATTCGATCGTACGACGCTGCAACGAACACAGCGATTTTTACGGCGACATTGCCCTACCGGAATTATGTGAGCTACGCGGTAACGATTACCACCGGCGTGAGGGACATGGCGGGCAACCGGGTAGCCTCGCAATACACATCGTGCTTCACGCCGACCGCCGGGTCAGGAGTTGCGAGAACGCTCAACGGTGCTCACTGGAGTGGAAACGATGCCTGCGTCGAGGTCCACTGGCACCTCCCGATCGATCAGACGGGGACTGTTCTCAGCCGAAACGCTTCCTGCGGGCTGAACGATGTCGATTGCAGACTCACGGCTGTGAGTGAAGCAGGCAGGGCGGTGCTCGGCGGCTCTACCTGCAGACCAGCCAACCGGCCTGCGCCGAGCCTGTGCGATGTGCTGGTTGTGTCTCTCACCGGCACGGCCAACGGCACATCCGTTTCATTCAACTTCACAACTGACAACGGCCTCACTTTCAGGTTTGTTGGTGCGTTTGCTTCGTCAAGAACGATCAGTCCTTACCTGACGGGAACCATCAGCGGAACCTCGCTGACTGCGGTGGGCATAAACTTTTCGCAGGAGCATTGA
- a CDS encoding NAD(+)/NADH kinase, which produces MRLGVIGHTGYQALPEILQTLFTTAPSLGIELLFERELHEVAGAGERLDDPGGIDALLTLGGDGTLLRGARFLAGKPVPVLGVNLGRLGFLTTCRSGDLDEALRLLASNRYEAQARMTISGSAVDASGAVRQSWLALNDFVLHKGGFARVVRLAISVNGDSIGTYAADGIIISTPTGSTAYSLSAGGPIVVPTVESIILTPISAHTLAVRPLVIGPDAEISVETDEGSEELLVTVDGQVGTHLVAGEKLIVKRGEHPVLIVRLPGASFFERLRVKLGWGGLPERDEPRQC; this is translated from the coding sequence ATGCGGCTCGGAGTAATCGGCCACACGGGATACCAGGCTCTTCCCGAGATACTGCAGACACTTTTTACCACAGCGCCCTCACTTGGCATTGAGCTGCTGTTCGAGCGCGAGCTTCATGAGGTAGCCGGTGCCGGAGAACGCCTCGACGATCCAGGCGGCATCGACGCGCTCCTGACGCTTGGCGGTGACGGAACGTTGCTGCGCGGGGCCAGATTCCTCGCTGGCAAGCCTGTCCCAGTGCTCGGCGTAAACCTCGGCCGACTGGGATTCCTCACCACCTGCCGGAGCGGCGATCTCGATGAAGCTCTGCGGCTGCTGGCTTCGAACCGGTACGAGGCGCAGGCGAGGATGACCATTAGCGGAAGTGCGGTGGACGCCAGCGGAGCCGTTCGCCAGAGCTGGCTGGCGCTCAATGATTTCGTGCTGCACAAGGGAGGTTTTGCGCGGGTCGTGCGGCTGGCGATATCAGTGAACGGTGACTCCATCGGCACGTACGCGGCCGATGGTATCATCATTTCCACACCCACCGGCTCGACAGCATACAGTCTCTCGGCCGGCGGGCCAATTGTGGTACCCACCGTTGAGTCCATAATTCTCACGCCCATATCGGCGCATACTCTGGCGGTCCGGCCACTCGTCATCGGCCCCGATGCCGAGATATCGGTCGAGACCGACGAAGGATCGGAGGAGCTGCTTGTCACGGTCGACGGGCAGGTGGGAACTCATCTGGTGGCAGGCGAGAAGCTCATCGTGAAGCGGGGCGAACATCCAGTGCTGATCGTGCGATTGCCGGGAGCGAGCTTTTTCGAACGGTTGCGCGTAAAACTTGGATGGGGAGGATTGCCGGAGCGGGATGAACCGCGGCAATGCTGA
- a CDS encoding polyprenyl synthetase family protein, with protein sequence MRLIRGELAAVSGGTGDVVRYALGGGGKRLRGMLVLAAYRAAGGTGDATALAASVEIVHAYSLVHDDLPCMDDDNMRRGRPSAHIQFSVAHATIAGAAMIPLAASMAHRGARDLRLPDDACCTIVKVLMQAAGGGGMIAGQLLDLEGEGKMLSRAGLDEVHSAKTGALIAASVLIGGIAAGASESGLKAFERYGSCVGLSFQIMDDVLDVTSSSDRLGKTAGRDIALGKSTYPALLGIEGAVAAAGTLIDEGRAALQENGLLTSELDGLAWFIVSRSH encoded by the coding sequence TTGCGACTCATCAGGGGAGAGCTTGCCGCCGTCAGTGGGGGGACCGGTGACGTCGTGCGATATGCTCTGGGAGGCGGCGGGAAGCGGCTTCGCGGAATGCTTGTACTGGCCGCCTACCGTGCCGCGGGCGGCACAGGTGATGCCACGGCACTCGCAGCCTCGGTTGAAATTGTTCACGCCTATTCACTCGTTCATGATGACTTGCCTTGTATGGATGACGACAACATGAGGCGCGGACGTCCGTCCGCTCACATTCAATTCTCAGTGGCCCATGCAACTATTGCAGGCGCCGCCATGATCCCGCTCGCCGCGAGCATGGCGCATCGCGGCGCACGGGATCTTCGGTTGCCCGATGACGCGTGCTGTACGATAGTTAAGGTGTTGATGCAGGCTGCCGGCGGCGGAGGAATGATTGCCGGTCAGCTTCTCGATCTCGAGGGTGAAGGGAAGATGCTGTCGCGTGCGGGGCTCGACGAAGTCCACTCGGCAAAGACCGGGGCGCTCATTGCTGCCTCTGTGCTAATTGGCGGAATCGCGGCCGGCGCGTCCGAATCAGGACTGAAAGCTTTCGAGCGCTATGGAAGTTGCGTCGGACTGTCGTTTCAGATCATGGATGACGTTTTGGACGTCACATCGTCGAGCGACAGACTGGGAAAAACGGCGGGCCGGGATATCGCCCTCGGAAAGAGCACGTATCCCGCGCTTCTGGGCATCGAAGGCGCGGTTGCGGCGGCAGGAACGTTGATTGATGAAGGTCGCGCGGCTCTGCAGGAGAACGGACTGCTCACCTCCGAGCTGGACGGTCTTGCGTGGTTCATAGTTTCGCGCAGTCACTGA
- a CDS encoding DUF2958 domain-containing protein: protein MKHPVLLTQKIRKALPAIYSQEKTADPIVHAKFFTPDAQATWFALEFDGVDEFFGWASLGDPDMAELAYFSLAELQAIRGPLGLRIERDLYFTPCPLSVAKTGANPYQFCVDPDRARDTLRSQEPADETRDDETSIR, encoded by the coding sequence ATGAAACACCCAGTCCTACTAACGCAGAAGATACGGAAAGCCTTGCCCGCGATTTACAGCCAGGAAAAAACAGCAGACCCTATCGTCCACGCGAAGTTTTTTACACCGGACGCGCAAGCCACATGGTTTGCGCTAGAGTTTGATGGGGTTGATGAGTTTTTCGGCTGGGCTTCGCTTGGAGACCCAGACATGGCCGAACTTGCGTATTTCTCGCTAGCCGAACTTCAGGCTATACGAGGGCCTTTGGGTTTGCGAATAGAACGAGACCTGTATTTCACGCCGTGCCCCTTGAGCGTGGCCAAGACCGGCGCCAATCCGTATCAGTTTTGCGTCGATCCGGATCGCGCACGGGACACCCTAAGGTCGCAAGAACCCGCCGATGAAACGCGTGACGATGAAACCTCCATCCGCTAA